The Euphorbia lathyris chromosome 8, ddEupLath1.1, whole genome shotgun sequence genome has a window encoding:
- the LOC136203638 gene encoding uncharacterized protein isoform X1: METPRKSMALGFPDSHTPSDTLSTLPESIIFRIFSFLDPNQTVRLNLVSKKFRLLCLNSPYLYFSADFDSSTNSLARYSQFCNYVDNVMKLRASLGIGIDRFLFHWFCKQPRFNIGAQLLGSCLKWATVSNVRELDILVYFLNRWNMSTYSLPHCVYECQSLRILRLNLQMGNFGLESRKMDFVEVFLLISVNIFDMKFGEKISSFWTSLRRLNLDKVKCIHDIYIKTSSLEELELSNCEIGRLYSDWILSIASSSLKSVSVSRCHFKSSCRSFLDCPSLMNFSVIGSVFDMPSTFKMASQSLDNLGICSSNFKKSCSLYISCPAIKQIKINGCRFKELCSLKMNSISLDVLNVSDCEFIYADEKISESGCQKRINVFAQRLQTLTINSSDKYSYKFPLCISAPSLQAIIWKGNPVDFSYLKSFMSLEYARIDIQPSCQHKSKKLASRCKLFMGSIYSVAVLLQSLKDVKSLEINVWPIELFFMQNDEPIIFKNLLHLFLLVNDLSAEQLSGIASFLKGLPNLITLVVKCEKKSALRGDPELIVLLGLCPKAFTVSFSEDSKQLKIARGNAQGVDVDDNFIKCTSVGMETAT; this comes from the exons ATGGAAACGCCGCGCAAGTCAATGGCTCTCGGCTTTCCAGACAGTCATACTCCTTCTGATACACTCAGTACACTGCCTGAATCAATTATCTTTCGGATTTTCTCATTCCTTGATCCTAATCAAACTGTTCGTCTCAACTTGGTTTCGAAAAAATTCCGTCTATTATGCTTGAACAGCCCTTACTTGTACTTTTCTGCCGATTTCGATTCCAGTACAAACTCTTTAGCAAGGTATTCTCAGTTCTGTAATTATGTAGATAATGTTATGAAATTGCGAGCTAGTTTAGGTATAGGGATTGATCGATTTCTATTTCACTGGTTTTGCAAGCAACCTAGGTTTAACATTGGTGCTCAATTACTTGGTTCTTGTCTTAAATGGGCTACCGTCTCTAATGTTCGAGAATTGGACAttcttgtttattttttaaataggtGGAATATGAGTACCTATTCATTGCCTCATTGTGTTTATGAATGCCAATCTTTGAGGATTTTGAGATTGAATTTGCAGATGGGTAATTTTGGTTTGGAATCAAGAAAGATGGACTTTGTTGAGGTCTTTTTGTTAATTTCTGTTAATATTTTTGATATGAAATTTGGGGAAAAGATTTCTTCCTTTTGGACATCCCTTAGAAGGTTAAATCTTGACAAAGTTAAGTGCATTCATGATATCTACATAAAAACTTCCTCTCTCGAAGAGTTGGAACTCTCCAACTGTGAAATTGGGAGACTTTATTCTGATTGGATTTTGAGCATTGCTAGTTCATCTTTGAAGAGTGTGAGTGTTTCTAGGTGCCATTTCAAATCCAGCTGCCGCAGCTTCCTTGATTGCCCATCTCTGATGAATTTCAGTGTCATTGGATCTGTTTTTGACATGCCCTCAACTTTCAAGATGGCTTCTCAAAGTCTTGATAACTTAGGAATCTGTAGCTCTAATTTCAAGAAATCCTGCTCTTTGTATATTTCTTGCCCGGCCATTAAGCAGATAAAGATCAATGGCTGCAGATTTAAAGAGTTGTGCAGTCTTAAAATGAACAGTATATCTCTTGATGTATTGAATGTTTCAGATTGTGAGTTCATATATGCTGATGAGAAAATTTCTGAATCTGGTTGCCAAAAACGAATTAATGTTTTTGCTCAAAGACTTCAGACGCTGACTATAAACTCGTCTGATAAGTATTCATATAAATTCCCATTATGTATTTCTGCTCCAAGTCTTCAGGCTATTATTTGGAAAGGAAATCCTGTGGATTTTAGTTATTTGAAGAGCTTCATGTCACTAGAGTATGCTAGAATTGATATTCAACCGTCCTGTCAGCATAAGAGTAAAAAATTAGCTAGCCGTTGCAAGCTTTTCATGGGATCAATCTATTCTGTTGCTGTGCTGCTTCAAAGTTTAAAAGACGTCAAATCCTTAGAAATCAATGTCTGGCCTATTGAG TTGTTCTTTATGCAGAATGATGAACCGATAATTTTCAagaatcttcttcacttgtttcTGCTGGTTAATGATTTATCAGCTGAACAGCTCTCAGGCATTGCCTCCTTCCTCAAGGGATTACCAAATTTGATCACTCTAGTGGTAAAATGTGAGAAGAAGTCTGCCTTGCGTGGTGATCCAGAA CTCATAGTCTTACTGGGCTTGTGTCCAAAGGCTTTTACTGTGTCATTCAGTGAGGATTCGAAGCAGTTGAAGATTGCTAGGGGGAATGCACAAGGTGTAGATGTAGATGATAATTTTATAAAGTGTACAAGTGTTGGGATGGAGACTGCAACATGA
- the LOC136203638 gene encoding uncharacterized protein isoform X3: protein METPRKSMALGFPDSHTPSDTLSTLPESIIFRIFSFLDPNQTVRLNLVSKKFRLLCLNSPYLYFSADFDSSTNSLARCHFKSSCRSFLDCPSLMNFSVIGSVFDMPSTFKMASQSLDNLGICSSNFKKSCSLYISCPAIKQIKINGCRFKELCSLKMNSISLDVLNVSDCEFIYADEKISESGCQKRINVFAQRLQTLTINSSDKYSYKFPLCISAPSLQAIIWKGNPVDFSYLKSFMSLEYARIDIQPSCQHKSKKLASRCKLFMGSIYSVAVLLQSLKDVKSLEINVWPIELFFMQNDEPIIFKNLLHLFLLVNDLSAEQLSGIASFLKGLPNLITLVVKCEKKSALRGDPELIVLLGLCPKAFTVSFSEDSKQLKIARGNAQGVDVDDNFIKCTSVGMETAT, encoded by the exons ATGGAAACGCCGCGCAAGTCAATGGCTCTCGGCTTTCCAGACAGTCATACTCCTTCTGATACACTCAGTACACTGCCTGAATCAATTATCTTTCGGATTTTCTCATTCCTTGATCCTAATCAAACTGTTCGTCTCAACTTGGTTTCGAAAAAATTCCGTCTATTATGCTTGAACAGCCCTTACTTGTACTTTTCTGCCGATTTCGATTCCAGTACAAACTCTTTAGCAAG GTGCCATTTCAAATCCAGCTGCCGCAGCTTCCTTGATTGCCCATCTCTGATGAATTTCAGTGTCATTGGATCTGTTTTTGACATGCCCTCAACTTTCAAGATGGCTTCTCAAAGTCTTGATAACTTAGGAATCTGTAGCTCTAATTTCAAGAAATCCTGCTCTTTGTATATTTCTTGCCCGGCCATTAAGCAGATAAAGATCAATGGCTGCAGATTTAAAGAGTTGTGCAGTCTTAAAATGAACAGTATATCTCTTGATGTATTGAATGTTTCAGATTGTGAGTTCATATATGCTGATGAGAAAATTTCTGAATCTGGTTGCCAAAAACGAATTAATGTTTTTGCTCAAAGACTTCAGACGCTGACTATAAACTCGTCTGATAAGTATTCATATAAATTCCCATTATGTATTTCTGCTCCAAGTCTTCAGGCTATTATTTGGAAAGGAAATCCTGTGGATTTTAGTTATTTGAAGAGCTTCATGTCACTAGAGTATGCTAGAATTGATATTCAACCGTCCTGTCAGCATAAGAGTAAAAAATTAGCTAGCCGTTGCAAGCTTTTCATGGGATCAATCTATTCTGTTGCTGTGCTGCTTCAAAGTTTAAAAGACGTCAAATCCTTAGAAATCAATGTCTGGCCTATTGAG TTGTTCTTTATGCAGAATGATGAACCGATAATTTTCAagaatcttcttcacttgtttcTGCTGGTTAATGATTTATCAGCTGAACAGCTCTCAGGCATTGCCTCCTTCCTCAAGGGATTACCAAATTTGATCACTCTAGTGGTAAAATGTGAGAAGAAGTCTGCCTTGCGTGGTGATCCAGAA CTCATAGTCTTACTGGGCTTGTGTCCAAAGGCTTTTACTGTGTCATTCAGTGAGGATTCGAAGCAGTTGAAGATTGCTAGGGGGAATGCACAAGGTGTAGATGTAGATGATAATTTTATAAAGTGTACAAGTGTTGGGATGGAGACTGCAACATGA
- the LOC136203638 gene encoding uncharacterized protein isoform X2: MLEQPLLVLFCRFRFQYKLFSKMGNFGLESRKMDFVEVFLLISVNIFDMKFGEKISSFWTSLRRLNLDKVKCIHDIYIKTSSLEELELSNCEIGRLYSDWILSIASSSLKSVSVSRCHFKSSCRSFLDCPSLMNFSVIGSVFDMPSTFKMASQSLDNLGICSSNFKKSCSLYISCPAIKQIKINGCRFKELCSLKMNSISLDVLNVSDCEFIYADEKISESGCQKRINVFAQRLQTLTINSSDKYSYKFPLCISAPSLQAIIWKGNPVDFSYLKSFMSLEYARIDIQPSCQHKSKKLASRCKLFMGSIYSVAVLLQSLKDVKSLEINVWPIELFFMQNDEPIIFKNLLHLFLLVNDLSAEQLSGIASFLKGLPNLITLVVKCEKKSALRGDPELIVLLGLCPKAFTVSFSEDSKQLKIARGNAQGVDVDDNFIKCTSVGMETAT; the protein is encoded by the exons ATGCTTGAACAGCCCTTACTTGTACTTTTCTGCCGATTTCGATTCCAGTACAAACTCTTTAGCAAG ATGGGTAATTTTGGTTTGGAATCAAGAAAGATGGACTTTGTTGAGGTCTTTTTGTTAATTTCTGTTAATATTTTTGATATGAAATTTGGGGAAAAGATTTCTTCCTTTTGGACATCCCTTAGAAGGTTAAATCTTGACAAAGTTAAGTGCATTCATGATATCTACATAAAAACTTCCTCTCTCGAAGAGTTGGAACTCTCCAACTGTGAAATTGGGAGACTTTATTCTGATTGGATTTTGAGCATTGCTAGTTCATCTTTGAAGAGTGTGAGTGTTTCTAGGTGCCATTTCAAATCCAGCTGCCGCAGCTTCCTTGATTGCCCATCTCTGATGAATTTCAGTGTCATTGGATCTGTTTTTGACATGCCCTCAACTTTCAAGATGGCTTCTCAAAGTCTTGATAACTTAGGAATCTGTAGCTCTAATTTCAAGAAATCCTGCTCTTTGTATATTTCTTGCCCGGCCATTAAGCAGATAAAGATCAATGGCTGCAGATTTAAAGAGTTGTGCAGTCTTAAAATGAACAGTATATCTCTTGATGTATTGAATGTTTCAGATTGTGAGTTCATATATGCTGATGAGAAAATTTCTGAATCTGGTTGCCAAAAACGAATTAATGTTTTTGCTCAAAGACTTCAGACGCTGACTATAAACTCGTCTGATAAGTATTCATATAAATTCCCATTATGTATTTCTGCTCCAAGTCTTCAGGCTATTATTTGGAAAGGAAATCCTGTGGATTTTAGTTATTTGAAGAGCTTCATGTCACTAGAGTATGCTAGAATTGATATTCAACCGTCCTGTCAGCATAAGAGTAAAAAATTAGCTAGCCGTTGCAAGCTTTTCATGGGATCAATCTATTCTGTTGCTGTGCTGCTTCAAAGTTTAAAAGACGTCAAATCCTTAGAAATCAATGTCTGGCCTATTGAG TTGTTCTTTATGCAGAATGATGAACCGATAATTTTCAagaatcttcttcacttgtttcTGCTGGTTAATGATTTATCAGCTGAACAGCTCTCAGGCATTGCCTCCTTCCTCAAGGGATTACCAAATTTGATCACTCTAGTGGTAAAATGTGAGAAGAAGTCTGCCTTGCGTGGTGATCCAGAA CTCATAGTCTTACTGGGCTTGTGTCCAAAGGCTTTTACTGTGTCATTCAGTGAGGATTCGAAGCAGTTGAAGATTGCTAGGGGGAATGCACAAGGTGTAGATGTAGATGATAATTTTATAAAGTGTACAAGTGTTGGGATGGAGACTGCAACATGA